The following are from one region of the Coffea eugenioides isolate CCC68of chromosome 2, Ceug_1.0, whole genome shotgun sequence genome:
- the LOC113761851 gene encoding mitochondrial adenine nucleotide transporter ADNT1: protein MASEDVKSSESAVSKIVNFAEEAKLAREEIKPTSHAVLSICKSLVAGGVAGGVSRTAVAPLERLKILLQVQNPHNIKYSGTVQGLKYIWRTEGFRGLFKGNGTNCARIVPNSAVKFFSYEQASKGILWLYREKTGNEDAELTPLLRLGAGACAGIIAMSATYPMDMVRGRLTVQTEKSPYQYRGMFHALATVLREEGPRALYKGWLPSVIGVIPYVGLNFAVYESLKDWLVKAKPFGLVEDSELGVITRLACGAAAGTVGQTVAYPFDVMRRRMQMVGWKDAASVVTGDGRSKAPLEYTGMIDAFRKTVRHEGFKALYKGLVPNSVKVVPSIAIAFVTYEQVKDLLGVEIRISD from the exons ATGGCTTCGGAGGATGTGAAGTCGAGTGAATCGGCAGTCTCGAAGATTGTGAATTTTGCTGAAGAAGCCAAGCTTGCCAGAGAAGAAATTAAGCCCACTAGCCACGCTGTTCTCAGTATCTGCAAGTCTCTTGTCGCCGGTGGTGTCGCTGGTGGTGT ATCACGTACTGCTGTAGCCCCATTGGAACGGCTGAAAATTTTACTTCAG GTTCAAAATCCACATAACATAAAGTACAGTGGTACAGTTCAAGGcttgaaatatatttggagAACTGAGGGTTTTAGGGGATTGTTCAAAGGCAATGGGACCAATTGTGCTCGCATTGTCCCAAATTCTGCAGTAAAGTTCTTTAGCTATGAGCAAGCTTCCAA GGGTATACTGTGGCTATATCGAGAGAAAACTGGAAATG AGGATGCTGAACTCACTCCTCTATTGCGGCTTGGAGCGGGAGCTTGTGCTGGAATAATTGCCATGTCTGCGACATATCCAATGGACATGGTACGAGGAAGATTGACCGTACAG ACTGAGAAGTCTCCCTATCAGTACAGGGGAATGTTTCATGCTTTAGCCACTGTTCTCCGAGAGGAAGGCCCCCGGGCTTTGTACAAGGGCTGGCTTCCTTCTGTTATTGGAGTT ATTCCATATGTGGGTCTCAACTTTGCTGTGTATGAATCATTAAAGGATTGGTTGGTTAAGGCTAAACCTTTTGGGCTTGTTGAAGACTCGGAATTAGGTGTTATAACAAGACTTGCATGTGGGGCTGCAGCTGGGACTGTTGGTCAAACTGTTGCTTACCCTTTTGATGTTATGCGAAGAAGAATGCAGATGGTGGGATGGAAAGATGCCGCTTCTGTTGTCACTGGTGATGGAAGGAGCAAAGCTCCACTTGAGTATACCGGCATGATTGATGCCTTCAGGAAAACTGTGAGGCACGAGGGCTTCAAAGCCTTGTACAAGGGTCTGGTCCCCAACTCAGTCAAG GTCGTCCCGTCAATAGCTATTGCATTTGTGACGTACGAGCAAGTGAAGGACTTACTTGGCGTTGAGATCAGGATATCAGACTGA